Proteins encoded by one window of Fusarium graminearum PH-1 chromosome 1, whole genome shotgun sequence:
- a CDS encoding transketolase 1, with protein MGYGELDQKAINTIRVLAADATAHSNSGHPGAPMGMAPVAHVLFNKFMNFNPKNPDWLNRDRFVLSNGHGCMLQYAILHLFGYDLSIDDLKAFRSVDSRTPGHPEAHDTPGVEVTTGPLGQGISNAVGLAMAQAHTAATFNKDGFELVNNYTYSFLGDGCLMEGVSSEACSLAGHLQLGNLIAIWDDNQITIDGDTAVAFTEDVPKRYEAYGWHVIKVDDGDHDLAAIEAAIKEAKSVTDKPTLIQLKTTIGFGSLNQGTHGVHGSPLKADDIKQLKEKWGFNPDESFAVPQEVYDFYGKRSSEGAAREQEWNQLLAKYKEQYPKEHADLVRRLTGELPEGWEKSLPVYTPSDPAIASRKLSETVLAKIEGVIPELFGGSADLTGSNLTRWKEAVDFQPKSTGLGDYSGRYVRYGVREHGMGAILNGLAAYGTILPYSGTFLNFVSYAAGSVRLSALSRVRTIWVATHDSIGLGEDGPTHQPIETLAHFRALPNTMVWRPADGNETSGAYYVCLTSKHTPSIIALSRQNLPQLEGSTIEKAAKGGYVLHEVEGADITLVSTGSEVSIAVDAAKYLEEKKNIKARIVSMPCFEAFDLQDKEYRLSVLPDGVPSLSIEVMSTMGWERYTHEQFGINRFGASGAYKDVYKKFEFTPEGIAKRAVATIDFWKDVPNVRSPINRAFQQII; from the exons ATGGGTTACGGCGAACTTGATCAGAAGGCTATCAACACCATCCGTGTCCTCGCG GCCGATGCGACCGCTCACAGCAACTCGGGACACCCTGGTGCTCCCAT GGGAATGGCCCCAGTTGCTCACGTTCTGTTCAACAAGTTCATGAACTTCAACCCCAAGAACCCCGACTGGTTGAACCGTGACCGTTTCGTTCTCTC CAACGGACACGGCTGCATGCTTCAGTATGCTATCCTCCACCTCTTCGGTTACGACCTCAGCATCGATGACCTGAAGGCTTTCCGA TCCGTTGACAGCCGAACTCCCGGTCACCCCGAGGCTCACGACACTCCCGGAGTTGAGGTCACCACTGGTCCTCTTGGCCAGGGTATTTCCAACGCTGTTGGTCTGGCCATGGCTCAGGCTCACACTGCCGCCACCTTCAACAAGGACGGttttgagcttgtcaacaacTACACCTACTCCTTCCTCGGCGATGGTTGCTTGATGGAGGGTGTCTCCAGCGAGGCTTGCTCTCTGGCTGGCCACCTCCAGCTTGGCAACCTCATTGCCATCTGGGACGACAACCAGATCACCATTGACGGTGACACCGCTGTTGCCTTCACCGAGGACGTCCCCAAGCGATATGAGGCTTACGGCTGGCACgtcatcaaggtcgatgacGGTGACCACGACCTTGCTGCCATCGAggctgccatcaaggaggccaagtCCGTTACCGACAAGCCTACTCTTATCCAGCTCAAGACCACCATTGGTTTCGGCTCCCTCAACCAGGGCACCCACGGTGTCCACGGTTCTCCTCTCAAGGCTGATGACATCAAGCAGCTGAAGGAGAAGTGGGGTTTCAACCCCGACGAGAGCTTCGCCGTTCCCCAGGAGGTCTACGACTTCTACGGCAAGCGATCTTCTGAGGGCGCCGCCCGTGAGCAGGAGTGGAACCAGCTCCTCGCCAAGTACAAGGAGCAGTACCCCAAGGAGCACGCCGACCTTGTCCGCCGATTGACCGGCGAGCTTCCCGAGGGTTGGGAGAAGAGCCTCCCCGTCTACACCCCCTCCGACCCCGCCATTGCCTCGCGAAAGCTGTCCGAGACCGTCCTCGCCAAGATCGAGGGTGTCATCCCCGAGCTCTTCGGTGGTTCCGCCGATTTGACCGGCTCCAACCTGACCCGCTGGAAGGAGGCTGTCGACTTCCAGCCCAAGTCCACTGGTCTCGGTGACTACTCTGGCCGATACGTCCGATACGGTGTCCGTGAGCACGGTATGGGCGCTATCCTCAACGGTCTGGCTGCTTACGGTACCATTCTCCCCTACTCTGGTACCTTCCTGAACTTCGTTTCTTACGCTGCCGGATCCGTCCGCTTGTCTGCTCTTTCTCGCGTCCGCACCATCTGGGTCGCCACTCACGACTCAATTGGTCTCGGAGAGGATGGTCCTACTCACCAGCCTATTGAGACTCTTGCTCACTTCCGCGCTCTCCCCAACACCATGGTCTGGCGACCTGCTGACGGTAACGAGACCAGTGGTGCTTACTACGTCTGCTTGACTTCCAAGCACACCCCTAGCATCATTGCTCTGTCTCGTCAGAACCTTCCCCAGCTCGAGGGCTCTACCATCGAGAAGGCCGCCAAGGGTGGTTACGTCCTGCACGAGGTTGAGGGTGCTGACATCACCCTGGTTTCTACCGGTTCTGAGGTTTCCATTGCCGTCGACGCCGCCAAGTacctcgaggagaagaagaacatcaaggCTCGCATTGTCTCCATGCCCTGCTTCGAGGCCTTCGACCTCCAGGACAAGGAGTACCGCCTGTCTGTCCTTCCCGACGGTGTCCCCTCTCTGTCCATTGAGGTCATGAGCACCATGGGCTGGGAGCGCTACACTCACGAGCAGTTCGGTATCAACCGATTCGGTGCTTCTGGTGCCTACAAGGATGTCTACAAG AAGTTCGAGTTCACCCCCGAGGGTATCGCCAAGCGTGCCGTTGCCACCATCGACTTCTGGAAGGATGTTCCCAACGTCCGATCTCCCATCAACCGCGCCTTCCAGCAGATCATCTAG
- a CDS encoding tubulin gamma chain → MPREIITIQAGQCGNSIGSQFWQQLCQEHGISQDGNLEDFATEGGDRKDVFYYQSDDTRYIPRAILIDLEPRVINGIQTGPYKNIYNPENFYVGKDGVGAANNWGDGYQSGEAVYEDIMEMIDREADGSDSLEGFMMLHSIAGGTGSGLGSFLLERLNDRFPKKIIQTYSVFPDTTNAGDVVVHPYNSILSMRRLVQNADSVVVLDNGALSHIAADRLHVQEPSFQQTNQLVATVMSASTTTLRYPGYMHNDLVSILASLIPTPRCHFLMTAYTPFTGDQVEQAKTVRKTTVLDVMRRLLQPKNRMVSTVPGKKSCYISILNVIQGEVDPTDVHKSLLRIRERRLATFIPWGPASIQVALTKRSPYIPMSHRVSGLMLANHTSIATLFKRILRQYDGMRKRNAFMEGYKKTAPFSENLNEFDEARQVVADLIGEYEAAEDADYLNPDAGEKPTSIETDRRVG, encoded by the exons ATGCCCAG GGAAATTATCACGATCCAGGCCGGGCAGTGCGGCAACAGCA TTGGAAGTCAATTCTGGCAGCAGCTTTGCCAGGAACACGGCATCAGTCAAGACGGAAACCTCGAGGACTTTGCGACCGAGGGCGGCGATCGAAAAGATGTATTCTACTACCAGAGCGATGACACGCGGTACATCCCCAGAGCTATCCTGATAGATTTGGAACCTAGG GTCATCAACGGTATTCAGACTGGGCCCTACAAGAACATTTACAACCCCGAGAACTTTTatgttggcaaagatggtGTGGGTGCTGCCAACAACTGGGGTGATGGTTACCAGAGTGGTGAAGCGGTGTATGAGGACATCATGGAGATGATTGACCGGGAAGCTGATGGTAGTGACTCTCTCGAG ggcttcatgatgctgcACTCAATTGCTGGTGGAACAGgctctggtcttggttcATTCCTCCTCGAGAGGCTTAACGATCGGTTCCCCAAAAAGATCATACAGACATACTCAGTCTTCCCAGACACGACGAACGCAGGCGATGTCGTCGTACATCCTTACAACAGTATCCTATCCATGCGCAGATTGGTCCAAAATGCTGATTCAGTCGTCGTTCTGGATAACGGTGCTCTGTCTCACATTGCTGCTGATAGGTTGCATGTTCAGGAGCCATCTTTCCAACAAACGAACCAACTG GTTGCCACTGTCATGTCGGCCAGTACGACAACTCTACGATACCCTGGCTACATGCAcaatgatcttgtcagcatTCTAGCATCTCTTATCCCAACCCCTAGATGTCATTTCCTCATGACTGCCTACACGCCATTTACTGGCGATCAAGTCGAGCAGGCCAAGACGGTCCGCAAGACGACGGTGCTTGACGTGATGCGACGGTTGCTTCAGCCTAAGAACCGCATGGTGTCGACTGTTCCCGGCAAGAAGAGTTGCTACATTTCCATTCTCAATGTCATTCAGGGTGAGGTTGACCCAACCGATGTTCACAAGAGTCTGCTTCGTATTCGTGAGCGACGCCTGGCTACGTTCATCCCTTGGGGACCTGCGAGTATTCAGGTTGCTTTGACAAAGAGAAGTCCATATATCCCCATGAGCCATCGTGTAAGCGGCCTCATGCTTGCCAACCACACAAGCATCGCAACG CTTTTCAAGAGAATCCTAAGACAATACGACGGCATGCGCAAGCGCAATGCTTTCATGGAAGGATATAAGAAGACAGCGCCATTCTCTGAGAATCTCAACGAGTTTGACGAGGCACGGCAAGTGGTTGCTGACTTGATTGGCGAGTACGAAGCCGCTGAGGATGCAGACTACCTCAACCCAGACGCAGGGGAGAAGCCCACGTCCATAGAGACAGATCGACGAGTAGGGTAA
- a CDS encoding 13 kDa ribonucleoprotein-associated protein, whose amino-acid sequence MSESAAWPLADQKLEQELLDLVQSSQHARQLKKGANEATKTLNRGVSELVVLAADTQPLAILLHLPLLCEDKNVPYVYVSSKMHLGRACGVSRAVIAASITSNDASELAGQIRAMRDKVERLAI is encoded by the exons ATGTCTGAAAGCGCTG CCTGGCCCCTTGCTGATCAGAAGCTCGAgcaggagcttctcgatcttgtccagTCTTCTCAGC ATGCTCGCCAGCTGAAGAAGGGTGCC AACGAGGCCACCAAGACCCTGAACCGTGGTGTTTCTGAGCTTGTCGTCCTCGCCGCCGATACTCAGCCTCTTGCCAttctcctccacctcccTCTTCTCTGCGAAGACAAGAACG TCCCCTACGTTTATGTCAGCAGCAAGATGCACCTCGGCCGTGCCTGTGGTGTTAGCCGTGCCGTCATTGCTGCTAGCATCACCAGCAACGACGCCAGCGAGCTTGCCGGCCAGATCCGAGCCATGCGCGACAAGGTCGAGCGCCTCGCTATCTAA